In a single window of the Coffea eugenioides isolate CCC68of chromosome 3, Ceug_1.0, whole genome shotgun sequence genome:
- the LOC113766387 gene encoding uncharacterized protein LOC113766387, which translates to MSRLGNIPDASLVLPRAPDCQHCGTKRFHLEPSSFCYSGGEISIVAPPMPYDLKRLFIGSDEKSAHFRTIVCTYNNNLGFTSFAAKYDSELTKNTKGVYTFRVQGQVYHFLDGLIHLGDRPSGIQLYFFDTDEELTKRLVNSDKLRESTLKLLMRVLSDNPYARFFKSLRDVPHLDNLNIILNCYPSLDQRVYNLPSTSQVAAIWTESEDQLSDRRAHIQVYSRSAGSHRIQHYYGCYDPLQYPLLFPRGECGWHHGIKRLCKRKRGGDACEDDINIDPTSVNSSSELIDLEQRAADRGKIEEGIVSAREYYCYRFQIRDDDESMLLHTLRLLQQFSVDAYVKIETCRLDFHRHRQNNIRSEILQGVLDSVSVGQTAASKVGRKVILPASFIGGPRDMRRRYLDAMALVQKYGKPDIFLTMTRNPAWKEIQENLKYHEKPQDRPDLLARVFRAKFEMLKAEILNKQIFVEVSAYVYVIEFQKRGFPHAHLLLILKPGHKLLNPESYDKVVCAELPDKDRYPHLYSLVVKHMIHGPCGAMDTSCLCMRDGTCKNCYPKSFCSQTTHGEDTYLCYRRRDDGKKVKVRRFTLDNRWVVPYNPYLLALFDCHINVEICSTLKLVKYLYKYVFKGHDQVSFKIISCGSADAIDEIKDFQKGRWVSSPEAFWRIYEFKLSEMTPVVYTLQIHLLDQQFISFDKNSDLLQLLSKIDFSKTMLTQFFRMNKTNPRAQNLKCLYRDFPKHFVWSAKYKEWTERKRRKVIGRMVTVSPKEGERYYLRLLLTHIAGPTSFEDLLTVNEQKLGSFREAALALGLLQSDAYIEETLQEAIAFQMPSSLRLLFATLLVYCSPTNPRSLWEKFEHELSADYNHQQPFHGFSSLEIRRKVLEDINSSLEQMGKSITDFHFVSDDFTCDYTERLTKEIESEKSLAVTPEDLLLPQLLNSEQKHAYDLILTACFSLEGQAFFVDGPGDTGKTFLYRLLLTTLRSQNHVAIVVATSGIATSILPGGRTAHSRFKIPLDFSKAKSCQLSKQSSAAKLISESKLILWDEASMAKRDTIEAFNELLKDLMDSDLPFGGKLLLHGLLESVFPDLNTYSQDPYNLINRCILAPKNSSVDELNEIMIRRFLGSLQTYISSDKTVDQRHQGDYEDFLNSQNPKGLPPHKLLLKENCPLMLLRNLNPAEGLCNGTRLICKELGQHTISAEIVFGHHRGKRVFIPRIPLQTPDNDKNGIPFIRTQFPVRLCFALTINKSQGQTLDYVGIYLREPIFSHGQLYVALSRAKTAAKVKVLLVPGTFDDTKVDCKTRNVVFDEIFRIAQA; encoded by the exons ATGTCTCGTCTTGGCAATATTCCTGACGCATCTCTGGTTCTGCCTCGTGCTCCTGATTGTCAGCATTGTGGAACGAAAAGGTTCCATTTGGAACCTTCTTCCTTTTGCTATTCAGGGGGAGAGATCTCTATCGTTGCTCCTCCAATGCCTTACGATTTGAAACGTTTATTCATTGGCAGCGATGAAAAGAGTGCTCACTTTAGAACCATTGTTTGCACTTATAACAACAACCTTGGCTTTACATCTTTTGCCGCGAAATATGACTCTGAATTAACAAAGAACACAAAAGGTGTCTATACCTTCCGTGTTCAAGGTCAGGTTTACCACTTTCTTGATGGTCTTATTCACTTAGGTGATCGACCATCTGGAATCCAATTATATTTTTTTGACACTGATGAGGAATTAACAAAGAGGCTTGTTAACTCAGATAAGCTGCGCGAAAGCACTTTAAAATTGCTTATGCGCGTTCTTTCTGACAATCCTTATGCTCGGTTCTTTAAAAGCCTTAGGGATGTTCCACACCTTGACAACCTGAACATTATCCTTAATTGTTATCCTTCACTTGACCAGCGAGTATATAACCTTCCCTCAACCTCGCAAGTAGCAGCTATATGGACTGAAAGTGAAGATCAGTTATCCGATAGGCGCGCTCATATTCAGGTTTATTCTCGCTCGGCCGGTAGCCATAGGATTCAACATTACTATGGCTGTTACGACCCTTTACAGTACCCTCTCCTTTTCCCTCGTGGTGAGTGTGGCTGGCACCATGGAATTAAAAGACTTTGCAAGAGGAAAAGAGGAGGGGACGCTTGTGAGGATGATATTAACATTGATCCAACTTCAGTTAACTCCTCATCGGAGTTAATCGATTTAGAACAAAGAG CTGCTGACCGAGGAAAAATAGAGGAAGGTATTGTATCTGCTAGGGAGTACTACTGTTATAGGTTCCAAATAAGGGACGATGATGAGTCAATGCTGTTACACACTCTTAGGCTGCTACAACAGTTTTCAGTTGATGCTTATGTCAAGATTGAAACATGTAGGCTTGACTTTCATAGGCATCGACAAAACAATATACGTTCCGAAATTCTACAGGGAGTTCTTGACAGTGTTTCTGTTGGCCAGACTGCTGCTTCTAAGGTTGGTCGTAAGGTCATTCTTCCAGCTTCCTTTATAGGTGGTCCGAGGGATATGAGGCGTCGTTACCTTGATGCGATGGCACTGGTACAAAAATATGGAAAACCAGACATTTTTCTTACAATGACGCGTAATCCAGCATGGAAAGAAATTCAGgaaaatttgaaataccatgAAAAACCTCAGGATCGGCCAGACCTTCTCGCTAGAGTTTTTAGAGCCAAGTTTGAAATGCTTAAAGCAGAAATTCTGAATAAGCAGATCTTCGTCGAGGTTTCAGCGTATGTTTACGTGATCGAATTTCAAAAACGAGGCTTTCCTCATGCCCATTTATTATTGATCTTAAAACCTGGTCATAAGCTGCTTAATCCAGAGTCGTACGACAAAGTAGTTTGTGCTGAGTTGCCCGACAAAGATAGATATCCTCACTTGTATTCTCTTGTTGTGAAACATATGATCCATGGTCCTTGCGGAGCCATGGATACATCTTGTCTTTGTATGAGAGATGGAACCTGCAAAAATTGCTATCCAAAGAGCTTTTGTTCTCAAACGACTCATGGTGAGGATACCTATCTGTGTTATAGGAGAAGGGATGATGGCAAAAAAGTGAAGGTTCGTAGATTTACTCTTGATAATAGATGGGTTGTGCCTTACAACCCTTACCTGCTTGCTTTATTTGATTGCCACATCAATGTCGAAATTTGTTCTACTCTTAAGCTCGTGAAGTACTTGTATAAGTATGTTTTCAAAGGAcacgatcaagtgagctttaAGATTATTTCCTGTGGATCAGCGGATGCTATTGATGAAATAAAAGACTTCCAGAAAGGTAGATGGGTTTCATCTCCAGAAGCTTTTTGGCGCATTTATGAATTTAAGCTGAGCGAAATGACCCCGGTAGTTTACACCCTTCAGATTCACCTTCTAGATCAGCAATTCATTTCCTTTGACAAGAACTCTGACTTGCTGCAATTACTGAGTAAAATTGACTTTTCTAAGACAATGTTAACTCAGTTTTTTCGCATGAACAAAACCAATCCTAGAGCACAGAATCTGAAATGCTTGTATAGAGATTTTCCTAAGCATTTTGTTTGGTCTGCTAAATATAAAGAGTGGACTGAAAGAAAGCGTCGAAAGGTGATTGGTCGCATGGTCACTGTTAGTCCAAAGGAAGGAGAAAGATATTATTTGAGGTTGCTTTTGACACACATTGCTGGCCCGACCTCTTTTGAAGACCTTCTGACTGTTAATGAACAGAAATTAGGTTCGTTTAGAGAAGCTGCTTTAGCTCTTGGCCTTCTACAGTCCGATGCGTATATAGAGGAGACGCTTCAGGAAGCGATAGCATTTCAAATGCCGTCCTCATTGAGGCTATTGTTTGCCACTCTCCTTGTGTACTGTTCTCCGACAAATCCTAGATCGCTTTGGGAAAAATTTGAACATGAGCTTTCTGCTGACTATAATCACCAACAACCATTCCATGGCTTTTCTTCACTTGAAATTAGACGGAAAGTTTTGGAAGATATTAACAGTTCACTTGAACAAATGGGGAAAAGCATTACTGATTTCCACTTTGTCTCTGATGATTTTACATGCGACTATACTGAACGGTTAACAAAGGAGATTGAAAGTGAGAAAAGCTTAGCAGTGACACCTGAGGACCTGCTTTTGCCTCAGCTGCTAAATTCTGAGCAAAAACATGCCTATGATCTAATCCTAACAGCATGTTTTTCCTTAGAAGGCCAGGCTTTTTTCGTTGATGGCCCCGGCGACACCGGTAAAACGTTCCTGTATCGGTTGCTTCTCACGACCTTGCGGTCGCAGAACCATGTTGCAATTGTAGTGGCAACATCTGGAATTGCGACATCAATCCTTCCTGGTGGAAGGACAGCTCACTCGCGATTCAAGATACCACTTGATTTCTCGAAAGCTAAGAGTTGCCAGCTTAGTAAACAAAGTTCTGCTGCAAAACTCATTTCAGAATCTAAGCTTATTTTGTGGGATGAAGCTTCAATGGCTAAGCGGGACACAATTGAAGCCTTTAACGAATTGCTGAAGGATTTAATGGACTCAGATTTGCCTTTTGGAGGAAAG CTTCTTTTACACGGGTTACTAGAAAGTGTCTTTCCAGATTTGAACACCTATTCGCAAGATCCTTATAACCTAATAAATAGGTGCATCCTTGCGCCTAAAAATAGCTCAGTTGATGAGCTCAATGAAATAATGATTAGGAGATTTCTTGGAAGCCTTCAAACTTATATTAGCTCGGACAAGACTGTTGATCAGCGGCACCAAGGTGATTACGAGGACTTCCTCAATTCTCAAAATCCTAAAGGTCTTCCTCCTCATAAGTTGTTGTTGAAGGAAAACTGTCCACTGATGCTTCTAAGAAATCTGAATCCAGCTGAAGGTCTTTGCAATGGCACAAGGTTAATATGTAAGGAACTTGGCCAACACACAATTTCTGCTGAGATTGTTTTTGGCCATCATCGAGGAAAAAGAGTTTTCATTCCAAGGATACCTCTTCAAACGCCTGACAATGACAAAAATGGGATTCCATTCATAAGAACGCAGTTTCCTGTCCGCCTTTGCTTCGCTTTAACCATCAATAAATCACAGGGCCAAACTCTTGACTACGTCGGCATCTATCTACGCGAACCGATTTTTTCTCATGGCCAGCTGTATGTTGCTCTATCCAGAGCTAAGACCGCTGCCAAAGTTAAAGTTCTTCTTGTTCCTGGAACATTTGATGACACAAAAGTAGATTGCAAAACTCGAAATGTTGTCTTTGATGAAATTTTTAGAATAGCTCAAGCCTAA